Proteins from a genomic interval of Leptospira kanakyensis:
- a CDS encoding DCC1-like thiol-disulfide oxidoreductase family protein has translation MLSKNSVLVYDGNCGFCTRLAKSIREKTKDQVAIVSFHQLTDTELHSIHKQLNKDLCAGEVQFIESGNRYPGFFAVRQLFWKMDKYKYFSFLLYLPLVPFLGMATMYLLKRFRKNLT, from the coding sequence ATGTTGTCTAAAAATTCAGTTTTAGTTTATGATGGAAACTGTGGGTTTTGTACCCGCCTTGCCAAATCCATACGTGAAAAAACAAAGGATCAGGTTGCCATTGTTTCCTTTCACCAACTAACAGACACAGAACTTCATTCCATCCACAAACAACTAAACAAAGATCTTTGTGCGGGAGAAGTCCAATTCATCGAATCAGGAAATCGTTACCCTGGATTTTTTGCCGTTAGACAACTTTTTTGGAAAATGGACAAATACAAATACTTTAGTTTCCTTTTGTATCTGCCCCTAGTTCCATTTCTCGGAATGGCAACAATGTATCTGTTAAAACGGTTTCGAAAGAACCTAACTTAG
- a CDS encoding acetylglutamate kinase: MNSKDVLSRVFEITRDPRDGLLFLKEFQSLSPESFAILYADSETIFNSSEALFSDLKLLYQLDLFPFVVLEVDSFQYLKVFFPLEQMNADGERSLGFSYQVVDRNQPLKEEVISSIRQKKIPILLWDDESEKLSALLDRCRSILHSSKVIYVSIDGPLKDPNTNKVKSILQSDSRLTLPEGTAISRSQNEFIQLSEDLLSKIEDPKFSIVLTSPFTLLTELFTVKGSGTLVKRKNKIKVCHSTDDVDMQRVFQLIEESFGKPLKPEFYKTKFDVLFLEESYRACAWMQKTEHGFLLSKFAVNGVARGAGVGRDIWDQILERCRPLFWRSKPDNNINKWYMSVAQGIEKDDSWYYYWLGLDQSLIPATIQTLKAQPEDFFSKVV; encoded by the coding sequence ATGAACTCCAAAGACGTACTCAGCAGAGTCTTTGAAATCACAAGAGATCCAAGAGATGGACTTCTATTCTTAAAAGAATTCCAATCTTTATCTCCCGAATCGTTTGCGATTCTGTATGCCGACTCAGAAACTATTTTTAATAGTTCAGAGGCTTTATTTTCAGATCTAAAACTCCTCTACCAACTCGATCTTTTTCCCTTTGTTGTTTTAGAAGTAGATAGTTTCCAATACTTAAAGGTTTTTTTCCCACTCGAACAAATGAATGCAGATGGAGAAAGGAGTCTTGGTTTTTCCTATCAAGTGGTAGATCGAAACCAACCACTCAAAGAAGAAGTCATCAGTAGCATTCGTCAGAAAAAAATTCCTATCCTACTTTGGGATGATGAATCAGAAAAACTTTCAGCACTTTTGGATCGTTGTCGCTCCATCCTCCATTCTTCTAAGGTTATTTATGTTTCCATCGATGGTCCACTGAAAGATCCAAATACAAATAAGGTAAAATCCATCTTACAGAGTGACTCGCGGTTGACCTTACCAGAGGGAACAGCTATATCTAGATCACAAAATGAATTCATACAACTTTCTGAGGATCTATTGTCAAAAATAGAGGATCCAAAATTTAGTATTGTTCTCACTTCCCCATTCACTTTGCTTACAGAACTTTTTACAGTTAAGGGAAGTGGAACTCTCGTTAAGCGAAAAAACAAAATCAAAGTTTGCCATTCTACAGATGATGTTGATATGCAAAGAGTTTTCCAACTCATTGAGGAATCTTTTGGAAAACCATTAAAACCTGAATTTTACAAAACTAAATTTGATGTTTTATTTTTAGAAGAATCTTACCGGGCCTGCGCTTGGATGCAAAAAACAGAACATGGATTTTTACTTTCTAAATTTGCTGTCAATGGTGTGGCAAGAGGTGCAGGTGTCGGTCGAGACATTTGGGACCAAATTTTGGAACGTTGCCGTCCCCTATTTTGGCGAAGTAAACCGGACAATAATATCAATAAATGGTATATGTCAGTCGCACAAGGGATAGAAAAAGATGATAGTTGGTATTATTATTGGTTGGGGCTGGACCAGTCACTCATCCCAGCAACCATCCAAACATTAAAAGCACAACCGGAAGATTTTTTTTCCAAAGTAGTATAG
- a CDS encoding THUMP domain-containing class I SAM-dependent RNA methyltransferase: MESELKTHHLKIGSSNRGGVFFSGKKEDVIQFAIHTKFASRLNLQLLHDNAETYDEFYAKASELPWEKYIGPEVSFRIDAETKDKLKNSEFTMHRMKDAVLDRLRSKKIPLPEIEKRMADITIVVRSHTDKFSIELSFSGDPVGRRGYRLFAGNAPVREPIAQAMLEVSGWKEGNTLVDPMCGSGTILIEAALRERLYGEINRFLFAESPVFQILFPTYVFSERKMEKPNSPHLFGFDVDPEAIRIAKENAYEAGVEDFVSFEVGNCLDLKNTFGDKGHVVTNPPYGDRIGKPMDDLKEMYFQFGKVIKNEFGGWKFTVLSGDFSLLGKFGLKENAHLSLKHANLKAKIVDYEIRGGK, translated from the coding sequence TTGGAATCCGAATTAAAAACTCACCATCTCAAAATAGGCAGCTCCAATCGGGGCGGAGTTTTTTTTTCCGGCAAAAAGGAAGATGTCATCCAGTTTGCCATTCATACAAAATTTGCCTCTAGACTTAACTTACAGTTATTACATGACAATGCAGAAACTTATGATGAGTTTTATGCCAAAGCCAGTGAACTTCCTTGGGAAAAATACATTGGCCCAGAAGTTAGTTTTCGAATTGATGCAGAAACCAAGGACAAATTAAAAAACTCAGAGTTTACCATGCATCGTATGAAAGATGCAGTACTCGATCGTTTGCGAAGTAAAAAAATCCCTCTTCCTGAAATCGAAAAACGTATGGCAGACATCACCATCGTTGTCCGGTCTCATACAGATAAATTTAGCATTGAACTTTCATTTTCCGGGGATCCTGTCGGAAGACGAGGATATAGACTCTTTGCAGGAAACGCTCCTGTTCGAGAACCCATTGCACAAGCTATGCTCGAAGTCTCTGGTTGGAAAGAGGGAAATACTTTAGTGGATCCAATGTGCGGGTCAGGAACCATTCTCATTGAAGCAGCTCTTAGAGAACGTCTTTACGGCGAAATCAATCGGTTTCTATTTGCCGAATCACCAGTTTTTCAGATTTTATTTCCTACTTATGTATTTTCCGAAAGAAAAATGGAAAAACCAAACTCTCCTCATCTTTTTGGATTTGATGTGGATCCAGAAGCGATTCGCATAGCAAAAGAAAACGCTTATGAGGCAGGAGTCGAAGACTTTGTTTCCTTTGAAGTGGGAAACTGTTTGGACCTAAAAAACACATTTGGAGACAAAGGTCATGTGGTCACAAATCCGCCGTATGGGGATCGGATTGGAAAACCAATGGATGACCTAAAAGAGATGTACTTCCAATTTGGAAAGGTCATTAAAAATGAGTTTGGTGGTTGGAAGTTTACGGTTCTTTCGGGAGATTTTTCTCTCCTTGGGAAGTTTGGACTCAAAGAAAACGCACATTTAAGTTTGAAACATGCAAACCTCAAGGCAAAGATTGTAGATTATGAGATTAGAGGGGGGAAATGA
- the bfr gene encoding bacterioferritin, translated as MKGKKEVIDILAEVLAAELTAINQYFIHAKLCKNWGYLELADYLRKESIEEMKHADEIIERILFFDGTPDLQKYLKINVGQTVPEMLEHDLQLEYNAVERLNRGIDICVTSKDNGTRELLEKILVSEEEHIDWIETQKSIIDSISIQNYLAQKLGDSE; from the coding sequence ATGAAGGGAAAAAAAGAAGTAATCGACATTTTAGCGGAAGTTCTAGCTGCAGAACTCACAGCCATCAATCAGTATTTTATTCATGCAAAACTCTGTAAAAATTGGGGTTATTTGGAACTGGCGGATTACCTCAGAAAAGAATCCATCGAAGAGATGAAACATGCTGATGAAATCATCGAAAGGATTCTGTTTTTTGATGGAACTCCTGACTTACAAAAATATTTAAAAATCAACGTAGGCCAAACAGTTCCGGAAATGTTGGAACATGATTTACAACTCGAATACAATGCTGTAGAACGATTGAATCGAGGGATTGATATCTGTGTAACTTCCAAAGACAATGGAACAAGAGAACTTTTGGAAAAAATCCTTGTTTCCGAAGAAGAACATATCGATTGGATTGAAACACAAAAATCCATTATTGATTCGATTAGCATCCAAAACTACTTGGCTCAAAAATTAGGAGACTCGGAATAA
- a CDS encoding thiolase family protein, which produces MKKVYIHNPSLSVFGKHKGSQLDLSFATAKQSVHEFQSHKIQFIIYASFSPDSYNKEYHLSAKLPGLLGLRDVYSIRMETASSSGASAFQLGVNLILSGRYDHGLVVATELMSQLNREESNLLLGSVLSDSQRALGMSMAQGGAMITRKYLDDYGYKEEDLFAIAKKLHDNGLLNPKAHIKKNLSLEEYQNQTKIASPLGLYDISPLSDGSAALILSKNPSSISVKGMGSGTAPFLTSADPSFLANRIAFEKAYAESGVDPSDIDFAELHDAFTPFELVGAEDAGFFKRGEALFQVKAGLTHPKGKIPINSSGGLKSRGHPVGASGLAQIVELCRFFEEWPEKRLAVAQSIGGLATNNFVSILERD; this is translated from the coding sequence ATGAAGAAAGTTTACATTCACAATCCATCATTGAGTGTATTCGGAAAACACAAAGGATCACAACTTGATTTATCCTTTGCGACCGCAAAACAATCTGTACATGAGTTTCAATCTCACAAAATTCAGTTCATTATCTACGCTAGTTTTTCGCCTGATTCTTATAATAAAGAGTACCATTTATCCGCCAAACTTCCTGGGTTACTTGGACTTCGCGATGTTTATTCCATAAGAATGGAAACGGCATCTTCTTCTGGTGCCTCTGCCTTTCAATTGGGAGTGAATTTGATTCTCAGTGGAAGATACGACCATGGACTCGTTGTGGCAACTGAACTTATGAGCCAACTCAACCGAGAAGAGAGTAATCTTTTGTTAGGTTCCGTTCTTTCTGATTCACAAAGGGCTTTAGGAATGTCCATGGCACAGGGTGGGGCCATGATCACTCGTAAGTATTTGGATGACTACGGATACAAAGAAGAAGATCTTTTTGCGATCGCGAAGAAACTTCATGACAATGGCCTCTTGAATCCCAAAGCCCATATCAAGAAGAATTTAAGCCTGGAAGAATACCAAAACCAAACAAAAATCGCAAGCCCTTTAGGTTTGTATGATATCTCACCTTTGTCTGATGGATCGGCAGCCCTCATCCTCTCCAAAAACCCAAGTTCCATTTCTGTCAAAGGGATGGGTTCCGGAACCGCTCCTTTTTTAACTTCAGCAGATCCCAGTTTTCTTGCCAATCGTATCGCTTTTGAAAAAGCCTATGCTGAGTCAGGTGTGGATCCGAGTGATATTGATTTTGCGGAATTACACGATGCTTTCACTCCCTTTGAACTTGTGGGTGCGGAAGATGCTGGATTTTTCAAACGAGGAGAAGCTTTATTCCAAGTCAAGGCGGGACTCACTCATCCTAAGGGAAAAATCCCTATCAATTCGTCTGGTGGGCTTAAATCACGAGGCCATCCCGTGGGTGCTTCGGGACTCGCACAAATTGTCGAACTTTGTCGCTTCTTTGAGGAATGGCCTGAAAAGCGGTTGGCAGTAGCACAAAGTATAGGTGGACTTGCTACAAACAACTTTGTGTCGATATTAGAAAGAGACTGA
- the waaF gene encoding lipopolysaccharide heptosyltransferase II yields the protein MPEKILIIQTAFLGDLILSTSFFHAVKTEHPGAEIHVLVNAGTESVLENNPDLTKVWSLDKKRIKKNPFAFLHFAGLLKKESFNKVYSAHFSFRSSLLSYLTRAPIRIGYKESGFSFLHTRTVQRPKQGPHEVEKLFSLLFEAYDYPSGRERRPYLFPGQLEEDSFLTKKKGILTSDEGYILIAPSSLWETKRMPEEKFVSVITQILRKRKETVILIGSKVDLEIENTIFRLMKTEPLELRERERLFSLVGKTNLKELMVWIRNANAIVSNDSSPIHFASAFNTPTVMLYGATIPAFGYGSLSDRHKIMEVKGLNCRPCGIHGGRICPEGHFRCMMDQNPVRIFEALEEVISHEIT from the coding sequence ATGCCCGAAAAAATACTGATCATCCAAACTGCTTTTTTAGGTGACCTGATCCTATCTACTTCGTTTTTCCATGCGGTAAAAACAGAACACCCAGGGGCGGAAATCCATGTACTTGTGAATGCAGGTACTGAGTCTGTTTTGGAAAATAACCCCGATCTAACTAAGGTTTGGTCATTGGACAAAAAAAGGATTAAAAAAAATCCTTTTGCGTTTCTGCATTTTGCTGGTTTGTTAAAAAAAGAATCCTTTAACAAAGTATATTCAGCCCATTTTTCTTTTCGATCCAGTTTATTGTCTTACCTCACACGTGCACCCATTCGGATTGGATACAAAGAATCTGGATTTTCTTTTTTACATACAAGGACTGTACAAAGACCCAAACAAGGTCCCCATGAAGTGGAAAAACTTTTTTCACTATTATTTGAAGCTTATGATTATCCAAGCGGAAGAGAAAGAAGGCCTTATCTATTTCCAGGCCAACTAGAAGAGGATTCCTTCCTAACCAAAAAAAAGGGAATCCTGACAAGTGATGAAGGATACATCCTCATCGCACCATCATCCCTTTGGGAAACCAAACGGATGCCAGAAGAAAAATTTGTCAGTGTCATCACCCAAATCTTACGCAAAAGAAAAGAAACTGTGATTCTTATTGGTAGTAAGGTTGATTTGGAAATTGAAAATACAATCTTTCGTCTGATGAAAACGGAACCATTGGAATTAAGGGAAAGAGAACGTTTATTTTCCCTTGTGGGCAAAACAAATTTAAAAGAACTAATGGTTTGGATTCGAAATGCAAACGCCATTGTTTCTAACGACTCCAGTCCCATTCATTTTGCCTCTGCATTTAATACTCCGACCGTAATGCTTTACGGGGCAACCATCCCGGCCTTTGGATACGGAAGCCTTTCCGATAGACATAAAATCATGGAGGTAAAAGGTTTAAATTGTAGGCCATGTGGGATCCACGGCGGACGAATTTGTCCTGAAGGGCATTTCCGTTGTATGATGGACCAAAACCCTGTCCGTATTTTTGAGGCCTTAGAGGAAGTCATCTCTCATGAAATTACCTGA
- a CDS encoding aminopeptidase P N-terminal domain-containing protein, whose product MKLPDKKVKDYNSKLYRSRIVNVQKKLKAGEIFLLFAANHKIRNRDVEYKFRQNSDFYYLTGITEEDSILVITKEVSGMFCLPKDKEKEIWTGIRLGKEKIKSMLGLDFSYDLNDWEKEKSAILIGNHTLYYFFGENPDRDRELITECRNLSERAREGKFGPHRIEHPHFLHEERLTKSKEEISLLKNAAEVTKLGHMRIMRESKPGMYEYELEALLDQEYLKYGSIGGGYGHIVASGKNACILHYVSNDDVLKEGDLVLVDSGAEWNYYTADVTRVFPVGKKFTEAQKTIYEIVLYAQKNAILNSVSGTPFNEVHEKTVRFLSDCLREMGLLKGSLEEIIEKGTYRKFYMHRTGHYLGMDVHDVGRYFLEGKSRPLKDGQVVTVEPGLYFDPTDDSIPKEFRGIGIRIEDDIVIHGKTPINLTESIPKEISEIEALKA is encoded by the coding sequence ATGAAATTACCTGATAAAAAAGTAAAAGATTACAACAGTAAGTTATACCGCAGCCGAATTGTTAACGTTCAAAAAAAGTTAAAAGCGGGTGAAATTTTTCTCTTATTTGCAGCAAACCATAAAATTAGAAATAGAGATGTGGAATATAAATTCCGTCAAAATTCCGATTTCTATTACTTAACGGGAATTACAGAAGAAGATTCGATCCTTGTCATTACGAAGGAAGTTTCAGGGATGTTCTGTTTACCCAAAGATAAAGAAAAAGAAATTTGGACAGGAATCCGACTCGGAAAAGAAAAGATCAAATCTATGTTAGGTTTAGATTTTTCCTATGATTTGAATGATTGGGAAAAAGAAAAATCTGCGATCCTCATCGGAAATCATACTTTGTATTATTTTTTTGGAGAGAACCCAGATCGTGACCGAGAACTCATTACGGAATGTAGGAATCTTTCGGAAAGAGCTCGCGAGGGAAAATTTGGTCCACACCGCATAGAACACCCACATTTCTTACATGAGGAAAGGCTCACCAAATCCAAAGAAGAAATTTCGCTTTTAAAAAATGCAGCGGAAGTCACAAAACTTGGCCATATGCGCATTATGCGAGAAAGTAAACCAGGGATGTATGAATACGAATTGGAAGCACTCCTTGACCAAGAGTATCTAAAATACGGCTCCATTGGTGGAGGTTATGGTCATATCGTTGCTTCCGGAAAAAATGCCTGTATCCTTCACTATGTCAGTAATGATGATGTTTTAAAAGAAGGGGATTTGGTTCTTGTGGATTCGGGGGCAGAGTGGAATTATTATACTGCCGATGTGACTCGTGTTTTTCCTGTAGGCAAAAAATTTACCGAAGCTCAAAAAACTATCTATGAGATTGTTTTGTATGCACAAAAGAATGCGATTCTGAATTCTGTTTCTGGAACTCCATTCAATGAAGTACATGAAAAAACAGTTCGTTTCTTAAGTGACTGCCTTCGGGAAATGGGTTTACTAAAAGGAAGTTTAGAAGAGATCATAGAGAAGGGAACCTATCGAAAATTCTATATGCACCGAACAGGACATTACTTGGGAATGGATGTTCACGATGTGGGAAGGTATTTTTTAGAAGGAAAATCTCGACCGCTTAAGGATGGTCAGGTGGTTACTGTAGAACCCGGATTGTATTTTGATCCAACGGATGATTCGATCCCTAAAGAATTTAGAGGGATCGGAATCCGGATCGAGGACGACATTGTGATCCATGGAAAAACACCCATCAATCTAACAGAATCAATTCCTAAAGAAATTTCTGAAATTGAAGCTTTAAAGGCATAA
- a CDS encoding MarR family winged helix-turn-helix transcriptional regulator yields the protein MSRELPKRFRSVRYFDRISSEIAEIVRLEMEKLGYPGLTTSHFEILTFLLRSTVPINMTQIAKTIEKTKPTCTVLVNRLVKEGLVERNPSPSDGREWALLLSKDGKKIRKKIVTISAKLLSLQTWGISKENEDILYPILEEIYKHIRKKD from the coding sequence ATGAGTAGAGAACTTCCGAAACGATTTCGTTCTGTCCGTTATTTTGATCGAATCAGTTCCGAAATCGCTGAAATTGTTCGACTGGAAATGGAAAAGTTAGGATACCCGGGTCTCACCACTTCGCATTTTGAAATCCTTACCTTTCTTTTACGTAGCACTGTTCCGATCAATATGACACAAATTGCCAAAACGATTGAAAAAACAAAACCGACATGTACAGTGCTTGTGAACCGGTTGGTGAAAGAAGGTCTTGTAGAAAGAAATCCGTCCCCGAGCGACGGTAGAGAATGGGCCTTACTTCTTTCTAAGGATGGAAAAAAAATACGAAAGAAAATTGTGACAATCTCTGCCAAACTTCTTTCGTTACAAACTTGGGGAATCTCAAAAGAAAACGAGGACATATTGTATCCTATCCTCGAAGAGATTTACAAACACATACGAAAAAAAGATTAA
- a CDS encoding enoyl-CoA hydratase/isomerase family protein, with protein MISFEQVDGIGFIRLGINDKNSFSNESFLELKKAIQTAKESNSKAIVLKSDSPGSFSLGLDLTTVSTMDMSKDLAPFLNLFYENLEGLFTLPVPTIAEISGHALGYGAMLALVCDYRYATEDIRFGLPEVKIGIQVPSFIYALLGEAVGYDAAKRHVLLGDAFKAKEMPSLFEEIAGTEEDLKKKSKSLQTKLKKNSLSAMKDTKSGILNVQKNILALIAPDIKATVQSIQSKDAQEGISASVQVRRPVFTS; from the coding sequence ATGATTTCATTCGAACAAGTTGACGGAATCGGATTTATCCGATTGGGCATTAATGACAAGAACAGTTTTTCCAACGAATCGTTTTTAGAATTAAAAAAAGCGATCCAAACCGCAAAAGAATCCAATTCCAAAGCCATTGTCTTAAAAAGTGACTCCCCTGGGTCTTTTTCCTTGGGTTTGGATCTGACTACTGTCAGCACCATGGATATGTCAAAAGACCTGGCACCATTCTTAAATTTATTTTATGAGAACTTAGAAGGTTTATTCACTCTTCCTGTTCCTACCATCGCAGAAATCTCAGGCCATGCTTTGGGATATGGAGCTATGCTTGCTCTAGTTTGTGATTACCGTTATGCGACGGAGGACATTCGTTTTGGATTGCCTGAAGTGAAAATTGGAATCCAAGTTCCTTCTTTTATTTATGCTCTTCTTGGGGAAGCTGTCGGATATGATGCGGCAAAACGCCATGTGTTACTCGGAGATGCTTTCAAAGCAAAAGAAATGCCTAGTTTGTTTGAAGAAATCGCAGGAACAGAGGAAGATTTGAAGAAAAAATCAAAATCCCTCCAAACTAAATTAAAGAAAAATTCTTTGTCTGCAATGAAAGATACAAAATCAGGAATTCTGAATGTACAAAAAAATATATTAGCCTTAATTGCACCAGACATCAAAGCAACCGTCCAAAGCATTCAATCCAAAGATGCACAAGAAGGAATTTCTGCTTCTGTCCAGGTTAGAAGACCAGTTTTCACTTCTTAA
- a CDS encoding M20 metallopeptidase family protein, which translates to MKLLPSHRKEEMVRYRRTFHQFPELKYEEKETASFVKEHLESLGFQVESGIAETGLVALFDSGIPGKTILVRADMDALPIHEENNHEYKSKNPGKMHACGHDGHTSILMALSSELKTTFSEFVPKGRVLLCFQPAEEGGSGADRMIASGILDRYQVDSVFALHVWNHIDLGKVGVVNGTMMASVDEFKITVKGTSGHGAIPQHTVDPIVVGSHLVTALQTLVSRNVDPLEPCVVTVGSFHSGNAFNVIPETATLHGTVRTYSKSVYEMIPKRMESLVNQVASGFGARVDFEYNRIDKPTINDPAMADIVRTAAKNVLGENCLTEENTRTMGGEDFSAFLMERPGCYFFIGSRNEAKGFIHSHHSSFFDFDEDALPVGLSVMKEVIKTYLLNSH; encoded by the coding sequence ATGAAACTCCTTCCTTCACACAGAAAAGAGGAAATGGTTCGGTACAGACGAACTTTCCACCAGTTTCCGGAACTCAAATATGAGGAAAAAGAAACTGCTTCTTTTGTGAAGGAACATTTAGAATCTTTAGGTTTTCAAGTGGAATCAGGGATTGCTGAAACGGGGCTTGTGGCCCTTTTCGATTCAGGGATACCTGGAAAAACCATCCTCGTCCGAGCCGATATGGATGCCCTCCCCATCCACGAAGAAAACAACCACGAATACAAAAGTAAAAACCCCGGAAAAATGCACGCCTGTGGCCATGACGGTCATACGAGCATCCTTATGGCATTGTCTTCAGAACTAAAAACTACTTTTTCAGAATTTGTTCCCAAAGGTCGGGTTCTCCTTTGTTTCCAACCGGCAGAAGAAGGTGGGTCTGGGGCAGACAGGATGATTGCTTCGGGAATTTTGGACAGGTACCAAGTAGACTCTGTATTTGCCCTCCACGTCTGGAATCATATTGATCTTGGTAAAGTGGGCGTGGTGAACGGAACCATGATGGCCTCTGTGGATGAATTCAAAATCACAGTGAAAGGGACCTCTGGACACGGCGCCATCCCCCAACACACGGTGGATCCCATTGTTGTGGGGTCTCATTTAGTCACAGCCTTACAAACCTTAGTTTCAAGAAACGTAGACCCACTTGAACCTTGTGTGGTCACAGTGGGGTCGTTTCATTCCGGAAATGCCTTTAATGTCATCCCGGAAACTGCTACCCTTCACGGAACGGTTCGCACGTATTCTAAATCAGTTTATGAAATGATTCCCAAAAGGATGGAGTCCCTTGTGAACCAAGTGGCAAGTGGCTTTGGTGCGAGGGTAGATTTCGAATACAACCGCATCGACAAACCAACCATCAACGATCCGGCTATGGCTGACATTGTCAGAACTGCTGCAAAAAATGTTCTGGGAGAAAATTGTCTTACGGAAGAAAATACAAGAACCATGGGTGGGGAAGACTTTTCTGCCTTCCTTATGGAACGCCCTGGATGTTATTTTTTTATTGGATCTCGGAACGAAGCCAAAGGATTCATCCACTCTCACCATAGTTCTTTTTTTGATTTTGACGAAGACGCCCTCCCTGTTGGTCTTTCTGTCATGAAAGAAGTCATTAAAACCTATCTTTTAAATTCCCATTAA
- a CDS encoding TolC family protein, whose amino-acid sequence MQLSQWENGNTIPESLQAGNGPKKLRLSIAQAIEQVIENNTIVQNAKLEIVKADSPEWKNESKYAWKALASIQSAKQLFPSNRNNIFAGTIRSQDKISAGIEKQFKTGTYFKTEISTIRYDVNAFEDPASQSGFGSLLAAPPMYTGAVSATLSQELLKYGFGKNEEDKEKLLKNQTLLVRENYINILTQLVVKILVDYWSLSIVDSRIATYEKVSKNTEEIRRLTLRKTGLGLSEGFEVNQWNQAYLRTQSLLEKSKVDRIEAERNLIRILNVDTGSSIEGVTDLSETLPTGINLKADKEYALSRRTDFLMLKREREIAKLALSTALAEDDPSLLASFSYSSIGQNFISPQDNFIARQRGITSWNYPQILAELKMSYPLWDLGIKAGIRDAETNLKVNEMKIQNLEQEISQEIDNRHEALISSHALLKDLIKTRKETEIFYNGLMERFRQGRYTAVNVKNALDSLANAELAVTQAKINFNINLVRYELAKNSLFEKYGLDLYSILEEVEKRAKLETDKL is encoded by the coding sequence ATGCAGCTTTCCCAGTGGGAAAATGGCAATACCATTCCCGAATCGCTCCAGGCGGGAAACGGTCCGAAAAAACTACGACTCAGCATCGCCCAAGCCATCGAGCAAGTCATTGAGAACAATACCATTGTTCAAAATGCCAAATTGGAAATTGTCAAAGCAGACAGTCCCGAATGGAAAAACGAATCCAAGTATGCCTGGAAGGCCTTGGCCAGTATCCAGTCGGCCAAACAACTTTTTCCAAGTAACAGAAACAACATCTTTGCGGGAACAATTCGTTCCCAAGATAAAATTTCAGCAGGGATCGAAAAACAATTCAAAACAGGGACTTATTTCAAAACAGAAATCAGCACGATTCGTTATGACGTAAATGCCTTTGAAGATCCTGCTTCACAAAGTGGATTTGGAAGTTTACTCGCGGCTCCTCCTATGTATACGGGCGCCGTCTCTGCGACTCTTTCCCAAGAATTACTCAAATATGGGTTTGGGAAAAACGAAGAGGATAAGGAAAAACTTTTAAAAAACCAAACCCTGCTCGTTCGAGAAAACTATATCAATATCTTAACACAACTTGTGGTTAAGATTCTAGTTGATTACTGGTCCCTAAGCATTGTGGACTCACGGATTGCCACTTACGAAAAAGTTTCTAAAAATACAGAAGAGATCAGGCGCCTTACTTTAAGAAAAACAGGACTTGGTCTTTCGGAAGGATTCGAAGTCAACCAGTGGAACCAGGCTTATCTTAGAACTCAGTCACTTTTAGAAAAATCAAAAGTCGATCGTATTGAAGCAGAAAGAAATTTAATACGTATTCTCAATGTGGATACCGGATCTTCTATTGAAGGTGTCACTGATCTTAGTGAAACTTTACCAACAGGAATCAACCTAAAAGCAGACAAAGAGTATGCACTTTCCAGAAGGACTGATTTCCTTATGTTAAAAAGGGAAAGAGAAATTGCAAAACTGGCATTGAGCACTGCTCTTGCAGAAGACGATCCTTCACTTCTTGCCAGTTTTTCTTACAGTTCCATTGGTCAAAATTTTATTTCTCCTCAAGACAATTTCATCGCACGCCAAAGAGGGATCACGTCTTGGAATTACCCACAAATTCTTGCAGAACTAAAGATGTCCTACCCTCTATGGGATTTAGGAATCAAAGCAGGAATTCGAGATGCAGAGACCAACCTCAAAGTAAACGAAATGAAAATCCAGAACCTGGAACAGGAAATTTCGCAAGAAATTGACAACCGACATGAAGCACTTATCTCAAGTCATGCTCTTCTAAAAGACCTGATCAAAACAAGAAAGGAAACTGAAATTTTTTACAACGGGCTTATGGAAAGGTTTCGCCAAGGTCGGTATACGGCTGTTAATGTAAAAAATGCACTCGATAGTTTGGCAAATGCAGAACTTGCGGTGACCCAGGCAAAAATCAATTTTAATATAAATTTAGTTCGTTATGAGTTGGCAAAAAATTCTCTTTTTGAGAAATATGGACTCGATCTTTATTCCATTTTGGAAGAGGTCGAAAAAAGAGCCAAATTAGAAACTGACAAATTATGA